A genomic window from Syngnathus typhle isolate RoL2023-S1 ecotype Sweden linkage group LG18, RoL_Styp_1.0, whole genome shotgun sequence includes:
- the fscn2b gene encoding LOW QUALITY PROTEIN: fascin-2b (The sequence of the model RefSeq protein was modified relative to this genomic sequence to represent the inferred CDS: substituted 1 base at 1 genomic stop codon), translating to MPSNGNHALTLQFGLINHEGCYLTAERFGFKLNASAPSMKKKQIWILEQESQDTRVVYLRSHLGRYLASDKDGKVSCEAEGRHSECRFLIAAHSDGRWALQSEQHLRFFGGSRDYLSCFAQGVTDAELWVLHLALHPQANLLSVARKRYAHLSAEDGEISVDMNIPWGVAAILTLVYQSGKYCLKTCDGRFLSNDGKLVKQSGRTTTYTLDLKCGKLAFKDCEGKYLSPMGPSGTLRSGRCSKPGKDELFDLEESQPQVVLTAANGKHVSMRQGVSLAANQEDETDTETFQMEMDKESNKCTFRTSRGNYWDLVDHGGIQSTATQVSANTMFAMEWIGHKIALKANNGKYICTKKNGQLLAVSDSIGEDEQLSLKLTNRPTLILRGENGFICHHKNSNTLDASRSVYDIFSLQFSNGAYHIKGQHAKLGLNEMVVHHSVLXCIVFTPAGATGRFWYVNSSGLVCSDGEVPEDFGVELPERGRLAIRSRSGHYLRGDQGGTLKADGLSLNSSALWEY from the exons ATGCCGTCCAATGGGAATCATGCTTTGACGCTTCAGTTTGGTCTGATCAACCACGAAGGCTGCTATCTCACAGCTGAGAGATTTGGCTTTAAG CTCAATGCTTCAGCTCCAAGCATGAAGAAGAAGCAGATCTGGATTCTGGAGCAGGAGTCTCAGGACACCCGGGTGGTGTACCTGCGTAGCCACCTCGGACGCTACCTGGCCTCCGACAAGGACGGCAAGGTGAGCTGCGAGGCGGAGGGCCGCCACTCGGAATGCCGTTTCCTCATCGCGGCCCATTCGGACGGTCGCTGGGCTCTTCAATCCGAGCAGCACCTCCGCTTCTTCGGCGGCTCCAGGGACTACCTGTCCTGCTTCGCTCAAGGTGTCACAGACGCCGAACTGTGGGTGCTGCACCTGGCTCTGCACCCGCAGGCCAACTTGTTGTCGGTGGCCCGCAAGCGCTACGCCCATCTCTCGGCGGAGGACGGCGAGATCTCGGTGGATATGAACATTCCCTGGGGGGTGGCCGCAATCCTGACCCTCGTCTACCAGAGCGGCAAGTACTGCCTGAAGACCTGCGACGGCCGCTTCCTCAGCAATGATGGGAAGCTGGTGAAGCAAAGCGGCAGGACCACTACGTACACGCTAGACCTCAAGTGTGGAAAGTTGGCTTTCAAAGACTGTGAGGGGAAGTATTTGTCTCCCATGGGCCCCAGCGGCACCTTGAGGTCCGGTCGCTGTTCCAAACCGGGCAAAGATGAACTATTTGACCTGGAGGAGAGCCAACCGCAAGTGGTTCTGACGGCAGCCAATGGGAAACACGTCTCCATGAGGCAAG GCGTAAGCCTCGCCGCCAACCAGGAAGACGAGACGGATACGGAGACGTTTCAGATGGAGATGGACAAGGAGAGCAACAAGTGTACTTTTCGAACCAGCCGTGGCAACTACTGGGACCTGGTGGACCACGGAGGCATCCAGAGTACAGCCACGCAAGT TTCAGCCAACACCATGTTTGCAATGGAGTGGATTGGTCACAAGATAGCATTAAAAGCAAACAATGGTAAATATATCTGCACCAAGAAGAATGGACAGTTGCTAGCTGTCAGTGATTCTATAG gggaGGACGAACAGCTGAGTTTGAAACTAACCAACCGGCCCACGTTGATCCTCCGAGGTGAGAATGGTTTCATCTGCCACCACAAGAACTCCAACACTTTGGACGCGAGCAGATCTGTTTACGACATCTTCAGTCTGCAATTCAGCAACGGGGCCTACCATATTAAAGGTCAGCACGCCAAATTGGGTTTAAATGAAATGGTTGTCCATCATTCTGTGCTGTAATGCATCGTTTTTACCCCGGCAGGTGCGACCGGTCGCTTCTGGTACGTCAACAGTAGCGGGCTGGTGTGCTCAGACGGTGAAGTGCCCGAGGATTTCGGCGTGGAACTCCCGGAGCGCGGCCGCCTCGCCATTCGCAGCAGGAGCGGCCACTATCTGCGCGGCGACCAGGGAGGCACGCTGAAAGCAGACGGACTCAGCTTGAACAGCTCGGCTTTGTGGGAGTATTAA
- the faap100 gene encoding Fanconi anemia core complex-associated protein 100 isoform X2, protein MQGRCAVDTLTEFGFSSPSSTLRVGSHVFLCTGGDEVYVYNYQDRQLKVVFIFPGPVRDLVLNEDKQTLYVACCSGVYGISFSSLPSRVQSLEASSTVPRVSVSPKQLVIREDGVLALLVINSVLLNLKRTKTSWLLTRYKIAEVSKFSGYQTLGSFEVPLISDSDESGERRPVLICVHSADSASSSSLPSGHVSLEPVLFKLLFGIDASLAKSPVVFCGLPDGRLCFAAHRVPGSQLRVLHSLEQPVVFVGSPTGTRPEPVGCLVALGEQGKFVLVTSKRAGREGGGVRTAFTEVCVPGPVVCACLDSCCLYYSTGSDLLGLDLSLAFTEEAGLRKGAAAFPNVFSLNVCKVVALTGHARNAEGQVQLLGLSCRGQLRNISLPVKLQDGGSSHLPSSHVGRSIKDVLSAIGNVSRRASVLKASIKSRNQTLKKLNQVLNISFLLKAGADSGTLPIQCHAITSWITLLQKDSLNLKCILENGSCHILEQGWTLNITASSLCNSTNEQSSSTHYSFPLPNVQPGEKLEISLPLATAEDSLLPCSVSFSLTFSLSDLLKEEAATPLPDGGLVSLPLNTLVVDYLHALRVVGPSKRNVASRPYDVTTADPIWALLKSRRGEEWNAGKHQHSMMIKVSSQLLRGVLKPSEGRSKAIPSNMCVTLLDWLLCEGHGGVKMQGDKMAIDSSVVHARAPNGHTIKLITKEVIAEDGAVEEESLAIVELQVESCSLGAVCGMHHAVLRRIQNLLQRVPERPSSTIRMQNLRMREALQCAEKMLQQLRQSRVSCNFGEGLSTSKALPSP, encoded by the exons ATGCAAGGCAGATGTGCAGTTGACACGCTGACAGAGTTTGGCTTTTCTTCACCGTCAAGCACCCTGAGAGTGGGCTCCCATGTTTTCCTTTGCACTGGAGGCGACGAGGTTTACGTATACAACTACCAAGACAGACAATTGAAG GTGGTCTTCATCTTTCCTGGCCCTGTGAGAGACCTGGTATTGAATGAAGACAAGCAGACCCTCTATGTGGCCTGCTGCAGTGGAGTTTATGGAATCTCTTTCTCATCTTTACCCTCCAG GGTTCAAAGCTTGGAAGCATCCTCTACTGTGCCTCGTGTTAGTGTATCCCCCAAGCAACTTGTTATCAGAGAAGATGGAGTATTAGCCCTACTCGTGATCAACTCTGTGCTGCTGAATCTCAAGCGGACAAAAACATCCTGGCTGTTGACACGCTACAAAATAGCTGAAGTGTCAAAATTCAGTGGCTATCAAACACTTGGTTCATTTGAAGTGCCATTGATATCCGACTCAGATGAGTCCGGCGAAAGGAGGCCAGTGCTGATTTGTGTCCACTCTGCAGATTCAGCATCCTCGTCGAGCTTACCAAGTGGTCACGTCTCCCTCGAGCCGGTCCTCTTCAAACTCCTATTCGGGATTGACGCTTCCCTAGCCAAATCACCGGTTGTTTTCTGCGGTCTGCCGGACGGTCGTCTGTGTTTTGCCGCTCATCGTGTTCCAGGATCACAGCTCAGAGTCCTCCACAGCCTCGAGCAGCCTGTGGTGTTTGTCGGTTCACCTACCGGGACCCGACCAGAACCGGTAGGCTGTTTGGTGGCACTGGGTGAACAAGGCAAATTTGTGCTTGTCACATCCAAACGAGCAGGACGGGAAGGAGGAGGCGTCAGAACCGCTTTTACCGAGGTGTGTGTTCCTGGACCTGTGGTGTGTGCCTGCCTTGATAGTTGCTGCCTTTACTACAGCACTGGTTCAGACTTGCTGGGTCTGGATCTGTCACTTGCTTTCACTGAAGAAGCAGGATTGCGAAAAGGAGCTGCCGCCTTTCCGAATGTCTTCAGTTTAAATGTGTGTAAGGTCGTAGCCTTGACCGGACATGCAAGGAACGCTGAAG GTCAAGTTCAGCTGCTAGGACTGTCCTGCAGAGGGCAGCTCCGAAATATTAGTTTGCCTGTCAAATTGCAAGATGGCGGATCATCCCATCTTCCCTCGTCACACGTTGGCCGTAGCATCAAAGATGTCCTGTCAGCTATTGGAAATGTTTCTAGAAG AGCATCAGTGCTGAAAGCATCAATCAAGTCCAGAAACCAAACCCTGAAAAAGCTGAATCAGGTGCTCAACATCAGCTTCTTATTGAAAGCTGGAGCAGACAGTGGGACGCTTCCAATCCAATGTCACGCCATTACCAGCTGGATCACTTTGCTTCAAAAAGACTCCTTAAATTTGAAATGCATCCTGGAAAATGGAAGTTGTCATATTCTGGAGCAAGGATGGACATTAAACATCACCGCATCTTCCCTGTGCAATTCCACCAATGAGCAAAGCTCTTCTACACATTATTCATTCCCTCTTCCGAATGTTCAACCAGGCGAGAAACTGGAGATTTCCCTGCCATTGGCGACTGCAGAAGACTCATTGTTACCTTGTAGCGTTTCCTTCTCCCTCACTTTCTCACTCTCGGACCTCCTTAAAGAGGAAGCAGCGACGCCACTTCCAGATGGCGGTCTTGTCAGTTTACCGTTGAACACGCTGGTGGTGGATTACCTGCACGCTCTGAGGGTGGTCGGCCCGTCAAAGAGAAACGTTGCATCTCGACCATACGACGTCACCACGGCGGATCCCATCTGGGCCCTTTTAAAATCACGCCGTGGCGAAGAATGGAATGCGGGGAAGCATCAGCATTCTATGATGATTAAGGTGTCGTCGCAGTTACTAAGGGGCGTGTTGAAACCTTCAGAGGGGAGATCAAAAGCGATACCTTCAAACATGTGTGTCACGCTGCTGGACTGGCTTCTCTGTGAAGGCCACGGAGGTGTGAAGATGCAAGGAGACAAGATGGCCATCGACAGCTCTGTCGTCCACGCTCGAGCACCAAACGGACACACAATAAAGCTGATCACAAAAGAG GTTATTGCAGAGGACGGTGCGGTGGAGGAGGAGTCCCTGGCCATCGTGGAGCTTCAGGTTGAGAGCTGCTCATTGGGAGCTGTGTGTGGAATGCATCATGCAGTCTTGCGGAGAATACAG AATTTGTTGCAGAGGGTGCCTGAAAGGCCTTCTTCCACAATCAGAATGCAGAATTTACGTATGAGAGAAGCCCTACAGTGCGCTGAG AAAATGTTGCAGCAGCTCCGGCAAAGTCGAGTCTCCTGCAATTTTGGTGAAGGCCTGTCCACGAGCAAG GCACTGCCGTCTCCATGA
- the faap100 gene encoding Fanconi anemia core complex-associated protein 100 isoform X1, translated as MQGRCAVDTLTEFGFSSPSSTLRVGSHVFLCTGGDEVYVYNYQDRQLKVVFIFPGPVRDLVLNEDKQTLYVACCSGVYGISFSSLPSRVQSLEASSTVPRVSVSPKQLVIREDGVLALLVINSVLLNLKRTKTSWLLTRYKIAEVSKFSGYQTLGSFEVPLISDSDESGERRPVLICVHSADSASSSSLPSGHVSLEPVLFKLLFGIDASLAKSPVVFCGLPDGRLCFAAHRVPGSQLRVLHSLEQPVVFVGSPTGTRPEPVGCLVALGEQGKFVLVTSKRAGREGGGVRTAFTEVCVPGPVVCACLDSCCLYYSTGSDLLGLDLSLAFTEEAGLRKGAAAFPNVFSLNVCKVVALTGHARNAEGQVQLLGLSCRGQLRNISLPVKLQDGGSSHLPSSHVGRSIKDVLSAIGNVSRRASVLKASIKSRNQTLKKLNQVLNISFLLKAGADSGTLPIQCHAITSWITLLQKDSLNLKCILENGSCHILEQGWTLNITASSLCNSTNEQSSSTHYSFPLPNVQPGEKLEISLPLATAEDSLLPCSVSFSLTFSLSDLLKEEAATPLPDGGLVSLPLNTLVVDYLHALRVVGPSKRNVASRPYDVTTADPIWALLKSRRGEEWNAGKHQHSMMIKVSSQLLRGVLKPSEGRSKAIPSNMCVTLLDWLLCEGHGGVKMQGDKMAIDSSVVHARAPNGHTIKLITKEVIAEDGAVEEESLAIVELQVESCSLGAVCGMHHAVLRRIQNLLQRVPERPSSTIRMQNLRMREALQCAEKMLQQLRQSRVSCNFGEGLSTSKVTSCLLSVYEALRKNENSLLII; from the exons ATGCAAGGCAGATGTGCAGTTGACACGCTGACAGAGTTTGGCTTTTCTTCACCGTCAAGCACCCTGAGAGTGGGCTCCCATGTTTTCCTTTGCACTGGAGGCGACGAGGTTTACGTATACAACTACCAAGACAGACAATTGAAG GTGGTCTTCATCTTTCCTGGCCCTGTGAGAGACCTGGTATTGAATGAAGACAAGCAGACCCTCTATGTGGCCTGCTGCAGTGGAGTTTATGGAATCTCTTTCTCATCTTTACCCTCCAG GGTTCAAAGCTTGGAAGCATCCTCTACTGTGCCTCGTGTTAGTGTATCCCCCAAGCAACTTGTTATCAGAGAAGATGGAGTATTAGCCCTACTCGTGATCAACTCTGTGCTGCTGAATCTCAAGCGGACAAAAACATCCTGGCTGTTGACACGCTACAAAATAGCTGAAGTGTCAAAATTCAGTGGCTATCAAACACTTGGTTCATTTGAAGTGCCATTGATATCCGACTCAGATGAGTCCGGCGAAAGGAGGCCAGTGCTGATTTGTGTCCACTCTGCAGATTCAGCATCCTCGTCGAGCTTACCAAGTGGTCACGTCTCCCTCGAGCCGGTCCTCTTCAAACTCCTATTCGGGATTGACGCTTCCCTAGCCAAATCACCGGTTGTTTTCTGCGGTCTGCCGGACGGTCGTCTGTGTTTTGCCGCTCATCGTGTTCCAGGATCACAGCTCAGAGTCCTCCACAGCCTCGAGCAGCCTGTGGTGTTTGTCGGTTCACCTACCGGGACCCGACCAGAACCGGTAGGCTGTTTGGTGGCACTGGGTGAACAAGGCAAATTTGTGCTTGTCACATCCAAACGAGCAGGACGGGAAGGAGGAGGCGTCAGAACCGCTTTTACCGAGGTGTGTGTTCCTGGACCTGTGGTGTGTGCCTGCCTTGATAGTTGCTGCCTTTACTACAGCACTGGTTCAGACTTGCTGGGTCTGGATCTGTCACTTGCTTTCACTGAAGAAGCAGGATTGCGAAAAGGAGCTGCCGCCTTTCCGAATGTCTTCAGTTTAAATGTGTGTAAGGTCGTAGCCTTGACCGGACATGCAAGGAACGCTGAAG GTCAAGTTCAGCTGCTAGGACTGTCCTGCAGAGGGCAGCTCCGAAATATTAGTTTGCCTGTCAAATTGCAAGATGGCGGATCATCCCATCTTCCCTCGTCACACGTTGGCCGTAGCATCAAAGATGTCCTGTCAGCTATTGGAAATGTTTCTAGAAG AGCATCAGTGCTGAAAGCATCAATCAAGTCCAGAAACCAAACCCTGAAAAAGCTGAATCAGGTGCTCAACATCAGCTTCTTATTGAAAGCTGGAGCAGACAGTGGGACGCTTCCAATCCAATGTCACGCCATTACCAGCTGGATCACTTTGCTTCAAAAAGACTCCTTAAATTTGAAATGCATCCTGGAAAATGGAAGTTGTCATATTCTGGAGCAAGGATGGACATTAAACATCACCGCATCTTCCCTGTGCAATTCCACCAATGAGCAAAGCTCTTCTACACATTATTCATTCCCTCTTCCGAATGTTCAACCAGGCGAGAAACTGGAGATTTCCCTGCCATTGGCGACTGCAGAAGACTCATTGTTACCTTGTAGCGTTTCCTTCTCCCTCACTTTCTCACTCTCGGACCTCCTTAAAGAGGAAGCAGCGACGCCACTTCCAGATGGCGGTCTTGTCAGTTTACCGTTGAACACGCTGGTGGTGGATTACCTGCACGCTCTGAGGGTGGTCGGCCCGTCAAAGAGAAACGTTGCATCTCGACCATACGACGTCACCACGGCGGATCCCATCTGGGCCCTTTTAAAATCACGCCGTGGCGAAGAATGGAATGCGGGGAAGCATCAGCATTCTATGATGATTAAGGTGTCGTCGCAGTTACTAAGGGGCGTGTTGAAACCTTCAGAGGGGAGATCAAAAGCGATACCTTCAAACATGTGTGTCACGCTGCTGGACTGGCTTCTCTGTGAAGGCCACGGAGGTGTGAAGATGCAAGGAGACAAGATGGCCATCGACAGCTCTGTCGTCCACGCTCGAGCACCAAACGGACACACAATAAAGCTGATCACAAAAGAG GTTATTGCAGAGGACGGTGCGGTGGAGGAGGAGTCCCTGGCCATCGTGGAGCTTCAGGTTGAGAGCTGCTCATTGGGAGCTGTGTGTGGAATGCATCATGCAGTCTTGCGGAGAATACAG AATTTGTTGCAGAGGGTGCCTGAAAGGCCTTCTTCCACAATCAGAATGCAGAATTTACGTATGAGAGAAGCCCTACAGTGCGCTGAG AAAATGTTGCAGCAGCTCCGGCAAAGTCGAGTCTCCTGCAATTTTGGTGAAGGCCTGTCCACGAGCAAGGTGACGTCATGTCTTCTCAGTGTGTATGAAGCACtcagaaaaaatgaaaattctCTGCTTATTATTTAA
- the birc5a gene encoding baculoviral IAP repeat-containing protein 5a, with translation MEPFHDDTFKMYIYENRLQTFEGWPFDKDCACTPENMAKAGFIHTPSDPSPDVAMCFFCLKELEGWEPDDDPEKEHKSHSPSCHFIALKKNVEDLTVEEILKLQLEKQTFEVKKSCNQAMQRFKETASKKRAEIIKSVRSED, from the exons ATGGAGCCGTTTCACGACGATACCTTTAAAATGTACATTTACGAGAATAGGTTGCAGACATTTGAGGGGTGGCCATTCGACAAAGACTGCGCCTGCACGCCGGAAAAC ATGGCAAAGGCTGGCTTCATACATACGCCTTCGGATCCCAGCCCAGATGTCGCCATGTGTTTCTTTTGCCTTAAAGAGTTGGAAGGCTGGGAGCCCGATGATGACCCAGA GAAGGAGCACAAATCCCATTCACCTTCATGTCACTTCATTGCCCTGAAGAAGAACGTGGAAGATCTGACCGTGGAAGAGATTTTAAAGCTGCAATTGGAGAAGCAAACTTTTGAAGTT AAAAAATCCTGTAACCAGGCCATGCAAAGGTTTAAGGAGACAGCCAGTAAGAAAAGAGCAGAAATAATCAAGTCAGTACGGAGTGAAGATTAG
- the LOC133143187 gene encoding uncharacterized protein C16orf52 homolog B-like, which produces MDKLTVISGCLFLAAEVFAIASIANPDWISTGESAGSLTVGLVRQCQTIHGRDRTCIPPHMPPEWVTTLFFIILGILSLTVTCCLLVMSHWRREVVRYARWIAFTGLVLFCMAALIFPIGFYVNEVGGQPYKLPNNTGVGSSYVLFVLSIFFTIVGLLFAGKVCLPG; this is translated from the exons ATGGATAAACTGACTGTCATATCAGGATGTCTCTTCCTCGCTGCAGAAGTCTTCGCCATCGCCAGCATCGCGAATCCGGACTGGATCAGCACCGGAGAATCAGCCG GCTCTCTGACTGTCGGTCTGGTCCGACAGTGCCAGACCATTCACGGCCGAGATCGGACGTGCATTCCCCCTCACATGCCCCCGGAGTGGGTCACAACCCTTTTCTTCATCATCCTGGGCATCCTCTCGCTGACCGTCACTTGTTGTCTGCTGGTCATGTCCCACTGGCGTCGTGAGGTCGTCCGATATGCACGCTGGATCGCCTTCACAGGAC TTGTCCTCTTCTGTATGGCCGCCCTCATTTTCCCAATTGGCTTCTACGTCAATGAGGTTGGAGGACAGCCATACAAGCTGCCCAACAACACCGGGGTGGGTTCTTCCTATGTCCTCTTCGTTCTGTCCATATTTTTCACCATCGTGGGCCTGCTGTTTGCTGGGAAGGTTTGCTTACCCGGCTGA
- the LOC133142925 gene encoding cytochrome b-c1 complex subunit 2, mitochondrial isoform X1 yields MKGFRGLTHLSRRFYAAVKAGRSLVEPLGGLKLTPGAAHSIQDVHVSRLPSGLVIASLENYSPASKIGVFVKAGCRYETLDNQGVTHVLRLAANLTTKGASAFKICRVIEAVGGKLSASSSRENMIYTVDCLRDDIDTVMEYLINVTTAPEFRPWEVSNLTPRVKVDKDQAGQSAHIAVVESLHEAAYKNALSNSLYCPDYMVGNIQSEHLHQFVQNHFTSARMALVGLGVDHTILKQVGEQFLNIRGGGGTSAGQARYRGGEVRLPSTSSLVHSAVVSEAAASGTSEAVAFSVLQHLLGAGPRIKRGSDATSKLVQGVAKATADPFDVSAFNASYSDSGLFGVYTISQAGSTGDVVKAALAEVKAVAEGGVTAADLTRAKISLKSHMLMTLETSEGLLEAMGTQALASGSYQSPEEFAKNIDNVSLTDVANAAKKFVSGKKTMSSSGNLIKTPFVDEI; encoded by the exons ATGAAAGGGTTCCGGGGACTCACGCATTTATCG AGACGCTTCTATGCAGCTGTCAAAGCAGGCCGCTCTCTTGTTGAGCCCCTGGGTGGCCTCAAGTTGACTCCAGGGGCTGCTCACTCCATCCAGGATGTTCAT GTGAGCCGACTGCCCAGTGGACTGGTGATCGCTTCCCTGGAAAACTACTCACCAGCTTCCAAGATTGGTGTGTTTGTTAAGGCTGGCTGTCGTTATGAGACCCTTGACAACCAGGGCGTTACCCACGTCCTCAGGCTGGCTGCCAACCTG ACTACCAAAGGAGCTTCAGCTTTCAAGATATGCCGCGTTATCGAAGCTGTTGGAGGTAAACTGAG TGCTTCTTCATCCAGAGAGAACATGATCTACACTGTTGACTGCTTGCGAGATGACAT CGACACAGTGATGGAGTATCTGATCAATGTGACAACGGCGCCAGAGTTTCGCCCGTGGGAGGTGTCCAATCTCACACCCAGGGTAAAGGTTGACAAGGACCAAGCAGGACAGAGTGCTCACATAG CTGTGGTTGAAAGTCTCCATGAAGCCGCCTACAAGAACGCTCTGTCCAACTCCCTTTACTGTCCTGACTACATGGTGGGAAATATCCAGTCTGAGCAT CTTCACCAGTTTGTCCAGAATCATTTTACAAGTGCAAGAATGGCACTTGTTGGACTTG GTGTGGATCATACCATTCTGAAGCAAGTAGGAGAGCAGTTCCTTAACATCCGCGGTGGCGGCGGAACATCAGCTGGCCAAGCCCGCTATCGTGGAG GTGAGGTCCGGCTGCCGAGCACCAGCAGCCTGGTCCACTCTGCCGTTGTGAGcgaggcagcagcttcaggcaCCAGTGAAGCTGTGGCCTTCAGCGTTCTGCAGCACCTGCTGGGAGCTGGTCCGCGGATCAAGAGGGGCTCTGATGCAACTAGCAAACTAGTGCAGGGGGTTGCCAAGGCAACTGCTGACCCCTTTGAT GTGAGTGCTTTCAATGCCAGCTACTCTGACTCTGGGCTGTTTGGAGTCTACACCATTTCCCAAGCAGGATCTACCGGCGAT GTCGTCAAGGCCGCTCTTGCTGAGGTGAAAGCTGTCGCTGAGGGCGGAGTCACAGCTGCTGACCTCACTCGGGCCAA GATTTCCCTCAAATCTCACATGCTGATGACTCTGGAGACTTCAGAAGGTTTGCTTGAGGCCATGGGCACTCAGGCACTGGCTAGTGGCTCCTACCAATCCCCGGAAGAATTTGCCAAAAACATCGACAACGTCTCTTTAACGGATGTGGCCAAC GCTGCAAAAAAGTTTGTGTCTGGCAAAAAGACCATGTCTTCCAGCGGGAACCTTATCAAAACACCCTTCGTCGACGAAATTTAA
- the LOC133142925 gene encoding cytochrome b-c1 complex subunit 2, mitochondrial isoform X2 gives MKGFRGLTHLSTRLYAAQAARKVETTRAAEHVKFQPQDVQVSRLPSGLVIASLENYSPASKIGVFVKAGCRYETLDNQGVTHVLRLAANLTTKGASAFKICRVIEAVGGKLSASSSRENMIYTVDCLRDDIDTVMEYLINVTTAPEFRPWEVSNLTPRVKVDKDQAGQSAHIAVVESLHEAAYKNALSNSLYCPDYMVGNIQSEHLHQFVQNHFTSARMALVGLGVDHTILKQVGEQFLNIRGGGGTSAGQARYRGGEVRLPSTSSLVHSAVVSEAAASGTSEAVAFSVLQHLLGAGPRIKRGSDATSKLVQGVAKATADPFDVSAFNASYSDSGLFGVYTISQAGSTGDVVKAALAEVKAVAEGGVTAADLTRAKISLKSHMLMTLETSEGLLEAMGTQALASGSYQSPEEFAKNIDNVSLTDVANAAKKFVSGKKTMSSSGNLIKTPFVDEI, from the exons ATGAAAGGGTTCCGGGGACTCACGCATTTATCG ACCAGGCTTTACGCGGCGCAGGCTGCCCGTAAGGTGGAGACCACCAGGGCTGCTGAACATGTTAAATTTCAGCCGCAAGATGTGCAG GTGAGCCGACTGCCCAGTGGACTGGTGATCGCTTCCCTGGAAAACTACTCACCAGCTTCCAAGATTGGTGTGTTTGTTAAGGCTGGCTGTCGTTATGAGACCCTTGACAACCAGGGCGTTACCCACGTCCTCAGGCTGGCTGCCAACCTG ACTACCAAAGGAGCTTCAGCTTTCAAGATATGCCGCGTTATCGAAGCTGTTGGAGGTAAACTGAG TGCTTCTTCATCCAGAGAGAACATGATCTACACTGTTGACTGCTTGCGAGATGACAT CGACACAGTGATGGAGTATCTGATCAATGTGACAACGGCGCCAGAGTTTCGCCCGTGGGAGGTGTCCAATCTCACACCCAGGGTAAAGGTTGACAAGGACCAAGCAGGACAGAGTGCTCACATAG CTGTGGTTGAAAGTCTCCATGAAGCCGCCTACAAGAACGCTCTGTCCAACTCCCTTTACTGTCCTGACTACATGGTGGGAAATATCCAGTCTGAGCAT CTTCACCAGTTTGTCCAGAATCATTTTACAAGTGCAAGAATGGCACTTGTTGGACTTG GTGTGGATCATACCATTCTGAAGCAAGTAGGAGAGCAGTTCCTTAACATCCGCGGTGGCGGCGGAACATCAGCTGGCCAAGCCCGCTATCGTGGAG GTGAGGTCCGGCTGCCGAGCACCAGCAGCCTGGTCCACTCTGCCGTTGTGAGcgaggcagcagcttcaggcaCCAGTGAAGCTGTGGCCTTCAGCGTTCTGCAGCACCTGCTGGGAGCTGGTCCGCGGATCAAGAGGGGCTCTGATGCAACTAGCAAACTAGTGCAGGGGGTTGCCAAGGCAACTGCTGACCCCTTTGAT GTGAGTGCTTTCAATGCCAGCTACTCTGACTCTGGGCTGTTTGGAGTCTACACCATTTCCCAAGCAGGATCTACCGGCGAT GTCGTCAAGGCCGCTCTTGCTGAGGTGAAAGCTGTCGCTGAGGGCGGAGTCACAGCTGCTGACCTCACTCGGGCCAA GATTTCCCTCAAATCTCACATGCTGATGACTCTGGAGACTTCAGAAGGTTTGCTTGAGGCCATGGGCACTCAGGCACTGGCTAGTGGCTCCTACCAATCCCCGGAAGAATTTGCCAAAAACATCGACAACGTCTCTTTAACGGATGTGGCCAAC GCTGCAAAAAAGTTTGTGTCTGGCAAAAAGACCATGTCTTCCAGCGGGAACCTTATCAAAACACCCTTCGTCGACGAAATTTAA